One window of Corynebacterium doosanense CAU 212 = DSM 45436 genomic DNA carries:
- a CDS encoding ABC transporter permease gives MSAPTDGSAPASQSSTFGAAFADLRKGAGQHELWLQLGWQDIKQRYRRSTLGPLWITVATGVMALALGLLYSMLFQLPLREFLPHVTVGLIIWNFISGCIKDGANVFIENEGLIKQLPSALSVHVYRLVWRQMIFLAHNLVIWVALVLVFRINLGWEVILAIPALVLLAVNGVWVTMLFGIIATRFRDVAPLLEALVQLMFYITPIVWTTHTLKEQGGDVAERAKLAEINPLYHYLEIIRAPMIGQDIAGYHWWIVLGCTVAGLLITTVVMRQWRFRVSYWV, from the coding sequence ATGTCCGCGCCGACCGACGGCTCCGCACCCGCCTCCCAGTCCTCCACCTTCGGGGCGGCCTTCGCCGATCTCCGCAAGGGCGCGGGCCAGCACGAACTGTGGCTCCAGCTCGGCTGGCAGGACATCAAACAGCGCTACCGCCGCTCGACCCTGGGCCCACTGTGGATCACCGTGGCCACCGGCGTCATGGCGCTGGCGCTGGGCCTGCTGTACTCCATGCTCTTCCAGCTGCCGCTGCGTGAGTTCCTCCCCCACGTCACCGTCGGCCTGATCATCTGGAACTTCATCTCCGGCTGCATCAAGGACGGCGCCAACGTCTTCATCGAGAATGAGGGGCTGATCAAGCAGCTGCCCTCGGCGCTGTCGGTGCACGTCTACCGGCTGGTCTGGCGGCAGATGATCTTCCTCGCGCACAACCTGGTCATCTGGGTCGCGCTGGTGCTGGTGTTCCGCATCAACCTGGGCTGGGAGGTCATCCTCGCCATCCCCGCGCTGGTGCTGCTGGCCGTCAACGGCGTGTGGGTGACCATGTTGTTCGGCATCATCGCCACCCGCTTCCGCGATGTCGCTCCGCTGCTCGAGGCCCTGGTGCAGTTGATGTTCTACATCACCCCGATCGTCTGGACCACGCACACCCTCAAGGAGCAGGGCGGCGACGTCGCCGAGCGCGCAAAGCTGGCGGAGATCAACCCGCTCTACCACTACCTGGAAATCATCCGCGCCCCGATGATCGGCCAGGACATCGCCGGCTACCACTGGTGGATCGTCCTCGGCTGCACCGTCGCCGGCCTGCTCATCACCACCGTGGTCATGCGCCAGTGGCGCTTCCGCGTGAGCTACTGGGTGTAA